From one Dysidea avara chromosome 9, odDysAvar1.4, whole genome shotgun sequence genomic stretch:
- the LOC136266471 gene encoding fibropellin-1-like has translation MYPSLIFQVQTLRQAAFARFSGSNCEENIDDCVGVNCNNGTCVDGISSYYCSCNVNYTGSHCEDVDYCAIHSAVGSNGCNSGMCCPNGGTCINVPEEERHECACPPPWLAVHSCRRRAVLCACHNGATCEDDGLHYTCTCPSECHNGGSCRSDFVTGQDCSTDVDECTNSTHCENGATCTNLHGSFHCNCVSGFIGDHCQINIDDCENVTCQNGGSCSDLTNNFQCNCLSGYHGKFCQWCITNYTNPSIPHCICKTGYEGEGCEIDVDLCENSPCLHNGTCHDNGTYYSCQCPPRYSGDNCSIEQCMDDTCGSAGSCYNTATGPRCTCGNGYTGPYCSVDINECLANNNPCITGAECINFHGSFHCVDKVQCPMETDDFGIIWPVTGASTNIIISCPGGINNATRYCNDSGDWQSSNVTTCRSYEYTIISIQTQQVNTAQLLEAARLSADIVNHLATITAPTVGASALPLDLGATVDVINTVIGYARYNGVAIYSVLYDTALQPQVEPLNKKNS, from the exons GATTTAGTGGATCAAATTGTGAAGAGAATATTGATGACTGTGTTGGTGTTAATTGTAACAATGGTACCTGTGTAGATGGTATATCAAGCTATTACTGTTCTTGTAATGTAAATTACACTGGTAGTCATTGTGAAGATGTGGACTACTGTGCCATACACAGTGCTGTGGGATCCAATGGCTGTAATAGTGGTATGTGTTGTCCCAATGGTGGTACTTGTATTAATGTACCAGAAGAAGAGAGACATGAATGTGCCTGTCCTCCTCCTTGGTTGGCAGTTCATAGTTGTCGAAGACGTGCAGTACTCTGTGCTTGTCATAATGGTGCCACTTGTGAAGATGATGGCCTTCACTACACCTGCACATGTCCATCAG AGTGTCACAATGGTGGTAGTTGTAGATCAGACTTTGTGACAG GCCAAGACTGCTCCACCGATGTTGATGAATGTACAAACAGCACCCATTGTGAAAATGGTGCCACATGTACAAACCTACATGGATCATTTCACTGTAACTGTGTCAGTGGATTTATTGGCGATCATTGTCAAATTAACATCGATGACTGTGAGAATGTCACGTGTCAGAATGGTGGTAGTTGTTCGGATCTTACTAACAACTTTCAGTGTAATTGTCTTTCTGGTTATCATGGAAAATTCTGTCAATG GTGTATAACTAACTACACTAATCCATCCATTCCCCACTGTATATGCAAGACTGGCTATGAAGGAGAAGGATGTGAAATTGATGTGGACTTATGTGAGAACTCTCCTTGCCTCCACAATGGCACCTGTCATGATAATGGAACATATTATTCTTGTCAGTGCCCACCAAGGTACAGTGGTGACAATTGCTCCATAGAGCAATGCATGGATGACACTTGTGGCAGTGCTGGATCTTGTTACAATACTGCTACTGGACCAAGATGTACATGTGGTAATGGGTACACAGGCCCATACTGTTCTGTTGATATCAATGAATGCTTAGCAAACAACAATCCTTGTATAACTGGTGCAGAATGCATAAATTTTCATGGCTCATTTCACTGTGTTG ATAAGGTACAGTGCCCAATGGAAACAGATGATTTTGGTATAATTTGGCCAGTCACCGGAGCAAGTACAAATATTATCATATCATGTCCTGGAGGAATCA ATAATGCAACTCGTTATTGTAATGATTCTGGTGACTGGCAGTCATCGAATGTCACAACATGTAGATCATATGAGTATACTATAATATCAATACAG ACACAACAAGTCAACACTGCACAACTACTGGAAGCTGCACGACTGTCAGCTGATATCGTCAACCATTTGGCCACCATTACTGCCCCAACAGTAGGTGCTTCAGCACTTCCACTAGACCTAGGAGCTACTGTAGATGTAATCAACACAGTTATAGGGTATGCAAGATATAATGGTGTAGCTATATACTCAGTCCTCTATGATACAGCACTGCAACCACAAGTGGAGCCATTGAACAAGAAGAATTCGTGA